In the Lujinxingia litoralis genome, one interval contains:
- a CDS encoding DUF892 family protein: protein MTGDHHRELLIRWLQGAYALEVALMKALGRQAEHATEFPELHARLNTHKIETERHAGLVEHCLKDLGAEPPNVQAKASGFLGAAQAGFTGFMDNPFIADTLVGSSSEELEIAVYQAISTLAEKLGEEEIVSICSDILEDERSMLAYFNDNLPLIIKSGIENDLLQT, encoded by the coding sequence ATGACCGGTGATCACCATCGCGAGCTTTTGATCCGGTGGCTTCAGGGGGCCTACGCCCTTGAGGTCGCCCTGATGAAGGCGCTTGGCCGGCAGGCCGAACACGCCACCGAGTTTCCCGAGCTTCATGCCCGGCTCAACACCCACAAGATCGAGACCGAGCGCCACGCCGGGCTTGTGGAGCATTGCCTCAAAGACCTGGGCGCCGAACCCCCCAATGTGCAGGCCAAAGCGTCTGGATTTCTGGGGGCGGCACAGGCCGGGTTTACCGGGTTTATGGACAACCCCTTTATCGCCGACACCCTGGTGGGGTCGTCGAGTGAGGAGCTGGAGATCGCCGTGTATCAGGCCATCTCCACGCTGGCTGAAAAGCTGGGAGAGGAGGAGATCGTCAGCATCTGCAGCGACATTTTAGAGGATGAGCGCTCGATGCTGGCGTACTTCAACGACAACCTCCCGCTGATTATTAAGTCCGGGATTGAAAACGACCTTTTGCAGACCTGA
- the dnaN gene encoding DNA polymerase III subunit beta, with protein sequence MKIRISSKMLTQELFKLQGVVSHRSTLAILSNALLVAEGDTLTLHATDLDISVSTSCTCEVLEPGKVTLQARSLFDIVKNLEEDMLTLETEENHWARLKSGNVNCRIVGTHADEFPHLLDISGVELFPIGIRRLLDMIEKTLFSVSTDDARANLTGAFFKVTNEKTLLMVSTDGHRLSKIETKPEEFDAGGDIPAALNKGIIIPRKGLAEIKRTVDAKGDELSFGIIDNNIVFKSGPMSLSVRLIEGSFPDFTQVLPRESEHRAIVEKDVFQQALKFVSLFASSKTNNVRISLSDEGLELYASDPDRGEATKVVPMQYGGQAVKAGFNYRYLNDVVSALDGSEVSIEIIDTLSPTLIRDTQRDEMLFVVMPMRL encoded by the coding sequence ATGAAGATTCGGATTTCCAGCAAGATGCTCACTCAGGAGCTCTTCAAACTTCAAGGCGTCGTCAGCCATCGCAGCACGCTGGCCATCCTGTCCAACGCGCTTCTGGTGGCCGAGGGCGACACGCTGACCCTGCACGCCACCGACCTGGACATCTCAGTGTCCACCTCCTGCACCTGCGAGGTACTGGAGCCGGGCAAAGTCACCCTGCAGGCCCGCAGCCTCTTCGACATCGTCAAAAACCTCGAAGAAGACATGCTGACCCTGGAGACCGAGGAGAACCACTGGGCCCGGCTCAAGAGCGGCAACGTCAACTGCCGCATCGTCGGCACCCACGCCGATGAGTTCCCCCATCTCCTCGACATCAGCGGAGTGGAGCTTTTCCCGATTGGCATCCGTCGCCTCCTCGACATGATCGAGAAGACCCTCTTCAGCGTCTCCACCGACGATGCCCGCGCCAACCTCACCGGGGCCTTCTTCAAGGTCACCAACGAGAAGACCCTGCTGATGGTCTCCACCGACGGCCATCGCCTCTCCAAGATCGAGACGAAGCCCGAAGAGTTCGACGCCGGTGGCGACATCCCCGCCGCGCTCAACAAGGGCATCATCATCCCGCGCAAGGGCCTGGCCGAGATCAAACGCACGGTCGACGCCAAGGGCGATGAGCTCAGCTTCGGCATCATCGACAACAACATCGTCTTTAAGAGCGGCCCGATGAGCCTCTCGGTGCGCCTGATCGAGGGCAGCTTCCCCGACTTCACCCAGGTGCTCCCCCGCGAATCCGAGCACCGGGCCATCGTCGAAAAAGACGTCTTCCAGCAGGCCCTCAAGTTCGTCAGCCTCTTTGCCAGCTCCAAGACCAACAACGTACGCATCTCGCTGAGCGATGAAGGCCTGGAACTCTACGCCTCCGACCCCGACCGCGGCGAAGCCACCAAGGTCGTGCCGATGCAGTACGGCGGGCAGGCTGTCAAAGCCGGCTTCAACTACCGCTACCTCAACGACGTGGTCAGCGCGCTCGACGGCTCCGAGGTCTCCATCGAGATCATCGACACCCTCTCCCCCACGCTCATCCGCGACACCCAGCGCGACGAGATGCTCTTCGTCGTCATGCCCATGCGCCTCTGA
- the recF gene encoding DNA replication/repair protein RecF (All proteins in this family for which functions are known are DNA-binding proteins that assist the filamentation of RecA onto DNA for the initiation of recombination or recombinational repair.) has product MLLEALRLRDFRNLQHVMLTPNPRFNVIAGPNGQGKTNLLEAIYLLSAVKSFRPGTTNRALIHFERTEASLEARVERGGHERLVRLEISERGKKVFLNEGQVRNISDFFGTLNVVIFGPDDIGILRGSPSERRRFMDRAIFNAHPAFSTESTHYEDVLKHRNALLKEPRVDPALLGVYDEQLITYGAQVLRRRLDFITHFRPVLTRTFSTIFDPSLAADLRYAPSWLDEGDDAFDEAAALQAPQYLERSLEQALRRTEREERERGYTLIGPHRDDLHTTLGGHDVRTFGSQGQTRAFVLAMKIAEITYLEERYHFAPILLLDDVSSELDRQRNRLLFDFLRSRTQGQVFITTTHRDFILLDQNLSIFDVQGGQVVERVSDDA; this is encoded by the coding sequence ATGCTTCTGGAAGCCCTCCGACTGCGCGATTTTCGCAACCTGCAGCACGTGATGTTGACGCCGAACCCGCGTTTCAACGTGATTGCCGGTCCCAACGGTCAGGGCAAAACCAACCTCCTGGAAGCCATCTACCTCTTGAGCGCGGTGAAGAGCTTTCGCCCCGGCACGACCAACCGCGCGCTCATTCATTTCGAGCGCACGGAGGCTTCGCTGGAGGCCCGCGTGGAGCGCGGCGGCCATGAGCGCCTGGTGCGCCTGGAGATCTCCGAGCGCGGCAAAAAGGTGTTTTTGAATGAGGGGCAGGTCCGCAACATCTCGGACTTTTTCGGCACCCTGAACGTCGTGATTTTTGGGCCGGATGATATCGGCATCCTGCGCGGCTCCCCCTCGGAGCGCCGTCGCTTCATGGACCGCGCCATCTTCAACGCCCACCCGGCCTTCTCCACCGAGTCCACCCATTACGAGGACGTGCTCAAGCACCGCAACGCGCTCCTCAAAGAGCCCCGGGTGGACCCGGCGCTGCTGGGCGTCTACGACGAGCAGCTCATCACCTACGGCGCTCAGGTTCTGCGCCGTCGCCTGGACTTCATCACCCATTTTCGGCCGGTGCTCACCCGCACGTTTTCGACAATTTTCGACCCCTCGCTCGCCGCCGACCTCCGCTACGCCCCGAGCTGGCTCGATGAGGGCGACGATGCCTTCGATGAAGCCGCCGCCCTCCAGGCCCCGCAGTATCTGGAGCGCTCCCTGGAGCAGGCGTTGAGGCGCACCGAACGCGAGGAGCGCGAGCGCGGCTACACGTTGATCGGCCCCCACCGCGACGACCTCCACACCACGCTGGGCGGCCACGACGTGCGCACCTTCGGCAGCCAGGGCCAGACCCGCGCCTTCGTGCTCGCCATGAAGATCGCCGAAATCACCTACCTGGAAGAGCGCTACCATTTTGCGCCGATTCTGCTGCTCGACGACGTCTCCAGCGAGCTCGACCGGCAGCGTAACCGCCTCCTCTTCGACTTTCTGCGCAGCCGCACCCAGGGGCAGGTCTTCATCACCACCACCCACCGCGATTTTATTCTGCTCGACCAGAATTTGAGTATTTTTGATGTGCAGGGCGGTCAGGTCGTCGAGCGTGTTTCCGACGACGCGTAG
- a CDS encoding class I SAM-dependent RNA methyltransferase, translating into MILELSRGFRHGDEVELTIDKMNERGLGVAFVETVIGPQKMEKRYEVFVRKAIPGDRVRVRIDKTRRKRASATLLEILEPSQLRIEPRCRHFGTREEAEKGCGGCTLQSMRYRHQLAIKERLIKENFQRVGLDPGLVLPLKGMDEPWYYRNKMEFTFGDDAERHFALGLYPSGYKFEILNLQECHLQSEFVSRFVPAMSHFCASVGLEPYHSRRDEGWLRNLTIREGKRTGEVMVELMTSPATEVRLGTETVDAEQAARAFAAEAQRLASEFGRPITSFYWSRYIAEKGSRTRIEETLLHGEPVLSEEMHLPGEQRLRFEIHPRAFFQPNTLQAEQLYAEVIERAGLLDADSPNRPQTVLDLYCGTGTIGLCLAPYAERVLGIELQPDAVDNARKNATDNQIDNATFFVGDVGKVLASPEFIEARGDAIDLVVVDPPRSGLFDQAIEQILEIAAPTLVYVSCNPKTLADNLVALTAGGYQLEVVQPVDLFPQTYHVENVALLTRR; encoded by the coding sequence ATGATTCTGGAGCTTAGCCGGGGATTTCGACACGGCGATGAGGTCGAGCTGACCATCGACAAAATGAACGAGCGGGGCTTAGGCGTCGCCTTTGTCGAGACGGTCATCGGCCCGCAGAAGATGGAGAAGCGCTACGAGGTCTTTGTGCGCAAGGCCATCCCCGGCGACCGGGTGCGCGTGCGCATCGATAAGACGCGGCGCAAACGCGCCTCGGCCACCCTGCTGGAGATTCTGGAGCCCTCGCAGCTGCGCATCGAGCCGCGCTGCCGCCACTTTGGCACCCGCGAAGAGGCCGAGAAGGGCTGTGGCGGCTGCACCCTGCAGTCGATGCGCTACCGCCATCAGCTCGCCATCAAAGAGCGCCTGATCAAAGAGAACTTTCAGCGGGTGGGCCTCGACCCCGGGCTGGTGCTCCCGCTCAAGGGCATGGATGAGCCCTGGTACTACCGCAACAAGATGGAGTTCACCTTCGGCGACGACGCCGAGCGCCACTTCGCGCTGGGGCTTTACCCCTCGGGCTACAAATTCGAGATCCTCAACCTTCAGGAATGCCACCTGCAGTCGGAGTTCGTCTCGCGTTTTGTGCCGGCGATGAGTCATTTCTGCGCCTCGGTGGGGCTTGAGCCCTACCACAGCCGCCGGGACGAGGGCTGGCTGCGCAACCTGACGATCCGCGAGGGCAAACGCACCGGGGAGGTGATGGTGGAGCTGATGACCAGCCCGGCCACCGAGGTGCGTCTGGGCACCGAGACGGTCGATGCGGAGCAGGCCGCGCGGGCCTTCGCCGCCGAGGCCCAACGCCTGGCCTCGGAGTTCGGGCGGCCCATCACCTCCTTTTACTGGTCGCGCTACATCGCCGAAAAGGGCAGCCGCACCCGCATCGAAGAGACCCTGCTCCATGGCGAGCCGGTGTTGAGCGAGGAGATGCACCTGCCTGGCGAGCAGAGGTTGCGCTTTGAGATTCACCCCCGGGCCTTTTTTCAGCCCAACACCCTGCAGGCCGAGCAGCTCTACGCCGAGGTCATCGAGCGCGCCGGCCTGCTCGACGCCGATAGCCCCAACCGGCCCCAGACCGTGCTCGACCTCTACTGCGGCACGGGCACCATCGGGCTCTGCCTGGCCCCTTATGCCGAGCGCGTGCTCGGCATCGAGCTTCAGCCCGACGCGGTGGACAACGCCCGCAAAAACGCCACCGACAATCAGATCGACAACGCCACCTTCTTTGTGGGCGATGTGGGCAAGGTGCTGGCCAGCCCCGAGTTCATCGAGGCCCGCGGCGACGCCATCGACCTGGTGGTGGTCGACCCGCCCCGCTCCGGGCTTTTTGACCAGGCGATTGAACAGATTCTGGAGATCGCCGCCCCCACGCTGGTCTACGTCTCCTGCAACCCCAAAACCCTGGCGGACAACCTGGTGGCGCTCACCGCCGGGGGCTACCAGCTGGAGGTCGTGCAGCCGGTCGACCTCTTCCCGCAGACCTACCACGTGGAGAACGTCGCGCTCCTCACCCGTCGCTGA
- the moaA gene encoding GTP 3',8-cyclase MoaA codes for MNPPPLSSSLIDSFGRAHRSLRVSVTDRCNLRCSYCMPAQGLPCSPRSELLSFEEITFVVGEACKLGVRRIRLTGGEPLLRRDLPELVRMLKTRTAVADVALTTNGLLLDRHAAALKAAGLDRVNVSLDSLDPERFREITRNGTFEQAWRGLEAALEQGFAPVRVNTLLLAGINDDELDRWIELTRTHPVDVRFMEIMPIGEGALHARAGRFVNLSALIERLIETRGLEPASAAIGNGPARYYRAPGARGRLGFITPISNPYCNTCARLRLTSTGELRACLAVDQQVSLKQAARAGDAAGLRALFEQVVAEKPAGHQWREGHVTAAGMSALGG; via the coding sequence ATGAACCCTCCCCCCCTCTCCTCGTCGTTGATCGATTCCTTTGGACGCGCGCATCGCTCGCTGCGCGTCTCGGTCACCGATCGCTGCAACCTGCGTTGCTCCTACTGCATGCCGGCCCAGGGCCTGCCCTGCTCGCCACGCTCCGAGCTCCTGAGCTTTGAGGAGATCACCTTCGTGGTCGGCGAAGCCTGCAAGCTGGGCGTGCGACGCATCCGGCTGACCGGTGGCGAACCCCTGCTGCGCCGCGATCTGCCCGAGCTGGTGCGCATGCTCAAAACCCGCACCGCCGTGGCCGATGTCGCGCTCACCACCAACGGGCTGCTCCTCGACCGCCACGCCGCCGCGCTCAAGGCCGCCGGCCTGGATCGCGTCAACGTCAGCCTGGATTCGCTGGACCCGGAGCGCTTTCGCGAGATCACCCGCAACGGCACCTTCGAGCAGGCCTGGCGCGGTCTGGAAGCCGCCCTGGAGCAGGGCTTTGCCCCGGTGCGCGTCAACACCCTGCTCCTGGCCGGGATCAACGACGATGAACTCGACCGCTGGATCGAACTCACCCGCACCCACCCGGTCGACGTGCGTTTTATGGAGATCATGCCCATTGGCGAGGGCGCGCTGCACGCCCGGGCCGGCCGCTTTGTGAACTTGAGCGCGTTGATCGAGCGCCTGATCGAGACCCGCGGTCTGGAGCCGGCCAGCGCCGCCATCGGCAACGGACCGGCCCGCTACTACCGCGCCCCCGGCGCCCGGGGGCGCCTGGGCTTCATCACTCCCATCTCCAATCCCTACTGCAACACCTGCGCCCGGCTGCGCCTGACCTCGACCGGGGAGCTGCGCGCCTGTCTGGCGGTCGACCAGCAGGTCAGCCTCAAGCAGGCCGCCCGCGCCGGCGACGCCGCCGGGCTGCGGGCGCTCTTTGAACAGGTCGTCGCCGAGAAACCCGCCGGCCATCAGTGGCGCGAGGGCCACGTCACCGCCGCCGGCATGTCGGCCCTGGGAGGCTAA
- a CDS encoding molybdenum cofactor biosynthesis protein, whose amino-acid sequence MSITIQVRFYAGLAQRAGCREATLELADGVALPDPRVADALAAVAGAFPTLRGMLDRVAVALDDTIVHREHPLRAGALLELLPPVSGGIDLLASPSRWLSESPLDLGELLAQTEDPAGGGLVIFSGDVRDHNQGRGGVTAITYEAHPSIAARVLASIEDEVCARFDVLRCRIQHRTGRVEVGQASVLVVCRAAHRAAAFEGARHAIDTLKERTPIWKLEHYDDGSSRYLDGTPLSPESDPGSEPR is encoded by the coding sequence ATGAGCATCACGATTCAGGTACGCTTTTACGCCGGGTTGGCCCAGCGCGCCGGCTGCCGCGAGGCCACGCTGGAACTTGCAGATGGCGTGGCCCTCCCCGACCCCCGGGTCGCCGACGCGCTCGCTGCGGTCGCCGGGGCCTTCCCCACGCTCCGCGGCATGCTCGACCGGGTGGCCGTGGCGCTTGACGATACCATCGTGCATCGCGAGCACCCCCTGCGCGCCGGCGCCCTCCTGGAGCTCTTGCCCCCGGTCAGCGGCGGCATCGACCTCCTCGCCAGCCCCTCACGCTGGCTCTCCGAGAGCCCCCTCGATCTGGGCGAACTCCTGGCACAGACCGAGGACCCGGCCGGCGGGGGCCTGGTGATCTTCAGCGGCGATGTGCGCGACCATAACCAGGGCCGGGGCGGCGTCACCGCCATCACCTACGAGGCCCACCCCTCCATCGCCGCCCGCGTGCTCGCCAGCATCGAAGACGAGGTCTGCGCGCGCTTCGATGTGCTGCGCTGCCGCATCCAGCACCGCACCGGCCGGGTGGAAGTAGGCCAGGCCTCGGTGCTCGTGGTCTGCCGCGCCGCCCACCGCGCCGCCGCCTTTGAAGGCGCTCGCCATGCCATCGACACCCTCAAAGAGCGCACTCCCATCTGGAAACTCGAACATTACGACGACGGCTCCAGCCGCTACCTCGACGGCACTCCCCTCTCCCCGGAGAGCGACCCCGGGTCTGAGCCGCGCTAA
- a CDS encoding cyclic pyranopterin monophosphate synthase MoaC codes for MKDITHKPTSERFARAQAMLRIDPAILRATGHGRNTDKGDAIEASRVAGIMAVKRTWEALPFCHPLAITACDVHFEFLDEGIYLEVSATCVGPTGVEMETLYAASVAAMNLYDMLKPHASADTGLISVTDIKLVEKRGGKSDFRDPVSVRAAIVVTSDAVVSGVKEDRAGHIVRDRLLKKEGVDIVDYIVLGNDPAPIAQTLDALLARDLDLIVTVGGTGLEPHARTVEVVEQRIQRPIPGIMEAARQHGQARTPRALLSRGVAGQAGHCLLVTFPGSSAGARQTCDAVLTGLLASVRPAPSSS; via the coding sequence ATGAAAGACATCACCCACAAACCCACCAGCGAGCGCTTCGCCCGCGCCCAGGCGATGCTGCGCATCGACCCGGCCATCCTCCGGGCCACCGGCCACGGGCGCAACACCGACAAGGGCGACGCCATCGAGGCCTCCCGCGTCGCCGGCATCATGGCCGTGAAACGCACCTGGGAGGCGCTGCCCTTCTGCCACCCGCTGGCGATCACCGCCTGCGACGTGCACTTTGAGTTTCTCGACGAAGGCATCTACCTGGAGGTCAGCGCCACCTGTGTGGGCCCCACCGGCGTGGAGATGGAGACCCTCTACGCGGCCAGCGTCGCGGCGATGAACCTCTACGACATGCTCAAACCCCACGCCTCGGCCGACACCGGGCTGATCAGCGTCACCGACATCAAGCTCGTCGAAAAACGCGGCGGCAAGAGCGATTTCCGCGACCCGGTCAGCGTGCGCGCCGCCATCGTGGTCACCTCCGACGCGGTCGTCAGCGGCGTCAAAGAGGACCGCGCCGGGCATATCGTCCGCGATCGCCTCCTCAAAAAAGAGGGCGTCGACATCGTGGATTACATCGTGCTGGGCAACGACCCGGCCCCCATCGCCCAGACCCTGGACGCCCTCCTGGCGCGCGACCTCGACCTCATCGTCACCGTCGGGGGCACCGGTCTGGAGCCCCACGCCCGCACCGTCGAGGTGGTCGAGCAACGCATCCAACGCCCGATCCCGGGTATTATGGAGGCCGCTCGCCAGCACGGTCAGGCCCGCACCCCCCGGGCGCTCCTCTCCCGCGGGGTCGCCGGACAGGCCGGCCATTGCCTCCTGGTCACCTTCCCCGGCTCCTCGGCCGGCGCCCGGCAGACCTGCGACGCCGTGCTCACCGGCCTGCTGGCCTCGGTACGCCCGGCCCCTTCGTCATCCTAA
- a CDS encoding lysine 5,6-aminomutase subunit alpha — MSSKLNLDPEIIDRARQAASDIADTMDAFIRERTTVAMERTTLRLLGVDGVDQDDVPLPNVVVDHALEAGLLEEGITRHLARAIVETGRDAQTVARAIAEDDLRLSELPLVSEERIVEVGDELATRALARIAERRAERDTFLERYEQRAAPLHYVIVATGNIYEDVVQARTAARQGADIIAVIRSTGQSLLDYVPYGPTTEGFGGTYATQANFQIMREALDEVGQELGRYIHLCNYCSGLCMPEIAAMGALERLDMMLNDALYGILFRDINPRRTFIDQYFSRMINSAAGIVINTGEDNYLTTADAVEAAHTVTASQFINEQFALRSGLPPEQMGLGHAMEMDPTIENGFLFELAQAQLARELFPGAPLKYMPPTKYMTGNIFRGHIQDALFNLIGSWTGQGIQLLGMMTEAMHTPHMGDRYLALENAQYVMNNTRQLGDEIEFKQGGIIQSRAQQVLASACQLLEEVRDQGMFDTLAAGKFADVFRPVDGGKGMAGVLRRSPDYYNPVEDGLRRRLNLPD, encoded by the coding sequence ATGAGTTCTAAGCTGAACCTCGATCCCGAGATCATCGACCGCGCTCGCCAGGCCGCCAGCGACATCGCCGACACCATGGACGCCTTCATCCGGGAGCGCACCACCGTGGCCATGGAGCGCACCACCCTGCGCCTGCTCGGGGTGGACGGCGTCGATCAGGACGATGTGCCCCTGCCCAACGTGGTCGTCGATCACGCCCTGGAGGCCGGCCTCCTGGAGGAGGGCATCACCCGCCATCTGGCCCGCGCCATCGTCGAGACCGGCCGCGATGCCCAGACCGTCGCCCGGGCCATCGCCGAGGATGACCTGCGCTTAAGCGAGCTCCCCCTGGTCAGCGAGGAGCGCATCGTGGAGGTCGGCGACGAACTCGCCACCCGGGCCCTGGCCCGCATCGCCGAGCGCCGCGCCGAACGCGACACCTTTTTAGAGCGCTACGAGCAGCGCGCCGCTCCCCTGCACTACGTGATCGTGGCCACCGGCAACATCTACGAAGACGTCGTCCAGGCCCGCACCGCCGCTCGTCAGGGCGCCGACATCATCGCCGTAATCCGCTCCACCGGGCAGAGCCTGCTGGATTACGTGCCCTACGGCCCCACCACCGAGGGCTTTGGCGGCACCTACGCCACCCAGGCCAACTTCCAGATCATGCGCGAGGCCCTGGATGAGGTCGGCCAGGAGTTGGGCCGTTACATCCACCTCTGCAATTACTGCAGCGGCCTCTGCATGCCCGAGATCGCCGCGATGGGCGCCCTGGAGCGCCTGGACATGATGCTCAACGATGCCCTCTACGGCATCCTCTTCCGCGACATCAACCCCCGGCGCACCTTCATCGATCAGTACTTCAGCCGCATGATCAACTCCGCGGCCGGCATCGTCATCAACACCGGCGAGGACAACTACCTCACCACCGCCGACGCGGTGGAGGCCGCTCATACCGTGACGGCCAGCCAGTTCATCAACGAGCAATTCGCCCTGCGCAGCGGCCTGCCCCCCGAACAGATGGGCCTGGGCCACGCCATGGAGATGGACCCCACCATCGAAAACGGCTTCCTCTTTGAGCTGGCCCAGGCGCAGCTCGCCCGCGAGCTCTTCCCCGGCGCCCCCCTCAAGTACATGCCCCCCACCAAGTACATGACCGGCAACATCTTCCGCGGTCATATCCAGGACGCCCTCTTCAACCTCATCGGCTCCTGGACCGGTCAGGGCATCCAGCTCCTGGGCATGATGACCGAGGCCATGCACACCCCGCATATGGGCGACCGCTACCTGGCCCTGGAAAACGCCCAGTACGTGATGAACAACACCCGCCAGCTCGGCGACGAGATCGAGTTCAAGCAGGGCGGCATCATTCAGAGCCGCGCCCAACAGGTGCTCGCCAGTGCCTGCCAGCTTCTCGAAGAGGTGCGCGACCAGGGCATGTTCGACACCCTGGCCGCCGGCAAGTTCGCCGACGTCTTCCGCCCGGTCGACGGCGGCAAGGGCATGGCCGGCGTGCTCCGCCGCTCCCCGGACTATTACAACCCGGTCGAAGACGGTCTGCGCCGCCGCCTGAACCTCCCCGACTAA
- a CDS encoding DUF3015 family protein, which yields MTPTFPSIRTLLAMLLASTTLLVSTPAWANDTVSTGGPSGGGSYNEGMAIFYGMISSYTGFTTTVAGGITLTVLLVVKSVADVEHYVGENAVALHHDLTMGQGPALRDLAAIFAVPHDEEARFAGLLRQERETLVALMNADTFDRARAQAFTAVVLDAMGNDPVLRASIPQFRS from the coding sequence ATGACGCCGACCTTTCCCTCGATTCGCACCCTCCTCGCCATGCTCCTGGCGAGCACGACCCTCCTGGTGAGCACCCCGGCCTGGGCCAATGATACCGTCTCTACGGGGGGCCCCTCGGGCGGCGGTTCGTACAACGAGGGCATGGCCATCTTCTACGGGATGATCTCCTCGTACACCGGGTTCACGACCACGGTGGCCGGCGGCATCACGCTCACGGTGCTACTTGTGGTCAAGTCGGTGGCCGACGTGGAGCATTACGTCGGTGAAAACGCCGTGGCGCTTCACCACGACCTGACGATGGGTCAGGGGCCCGCGCTCCGCGATCTGGCGGCGATCTTTGCGGTTCCCCACGACGAAGAGGCGCGTTTTGCCGGGCTGCTGCGCCAGGAGCGCGAGACGCTGGTGGCGCTGATGAACGCCGACACCTTTGACCGGGCGCGGGCCCAGGCCTTTACCGCGGTGGTGCTCGACGCCATGGGCAACGACCCGGTGCTTCGGGCCAGCATACCGCAGTTCCGCTCCTGA
- a CDS encoding calcium/sodium antiporter, with protein sequence MDPILLAVGMVIAGLVLLYFGAEGLVGGASSLALRLGITPLIVGLTVVSFGTSAPELLVGLIGSDDVNLGNVVGSNVANIALILGVAAAISPLKIETRVVTHELPIMLAATGFFIALAFDGELTRLDGVLLLTAMAAYMVYMFLGARRDMKRLEAIVGDDLNDADAKQRSVVVDTLLMVGGIAGLALGAKWMVDGATTIASSMGISELVIALTVVAIGTSLPELATSVVAAFRGEADISVGNVVGSNIFNLLFVMGVVACFGTIVVGPDALNIDLWVMGGISLLLWPLLRSGHSLKRWEGVLMVVGYLVYTVTMFMR encoded by the coding sequence ATGGATCCGATCCTTCTTGCTGTGGGCATGGTCATCGCCGGCCTGGTTCTTCTTTACTTCGGCGCCGAAGGGCTCGTCGGAGGCGCCAGCTCGCTGGCGCTTCGCCTGGGCATCACCCCGCTGATCGTCGGTCTGACCGTGGTCTCCTTTGGCACCAGTGCCCCGGAGCTCCTGGTGGGGCTTATCGGCAGCGACGACGTGAACCTGGGCAACGTGGTGGGCTCCAACGTGGCCAACATCGCGCTGATTCTGGGGGTGGCCGCGGCCATCAGCCCGCTGAAGATCGAGACCCGCGTGGTCACCCACGAGCTGCCGATTATGCTGGCGGCCACCGGCTTCTTCATCGCCCTGGCCTTCGACGGTGAACTCACGCGCCTGGACGGTGTGCTCCTCCTGACCGCGATGGCGGCCTACATGGTCTACATGTTTCTGGGCGCGCGCCGCGATATGAAGCGCCTGGAGGCCATCGTCGGTGACGACTTAAACGACGCCGACGCCAAACAACGCAGCGTGGTGGTCGATACCCTTTTGATGGTCGGGGGCATCGCCGGCCTGGCGCTCGGCGCCAAATGGATGGTCGACGGCGCCACCACCATTGCCTCCTCCATGGGCATCTCCGAGCTGGTCATCGCGCTGACGGTGGTCGCCATCGGCACCAGCCTCCCGGAGCTGGCCACCTCGGTGGTCGCGGCCTTCCGCGGCGAAGCCGACATCTCGGTGGGCAACGTGGTGGGCTCCAACATCTTCAACCTCCTCTTTGTCATGGGCGTGGTCGCCTGCTTCGGGACCATCGTGGTGGGACCCGACGCGCTCAACATCGACCTGTGGGTGATGGGCGGCATCAGCCTGCTCCTGTGGCCGCTCTTGCGCAGTGGGCACAGCCTCAAGCGCTGGGAGGGCGTGCTGATGGTGGTGGGGTATCTGGTCTATACCGTGACGATGTTCATGCGCTGA